The Elusimicrobiota bacterium genome window below encodes:
- a CDS encoding alpha/beta fold hydrolase: protein MRAAAAVLVLLLGLSGAGRLQAAPPAGPAEPAARPAVQAPAPAKRVVRPLPGEDVTLATRDGWTLAGTYLPAQPGKLTVLLLHDGAGRRQDWRPLAVRMQKRGIGYLAWDLRGHGGSQNPPQGQPAQWNKFVVSKSYNEWDAMREDVGAAAAFLKEKGVAPESVLLGGADVGANIALKYAAVHPEVPRIFLVSPSLNYREVLTVNAMRAYKERPILIVASDEDKRFTTEANLLFTFAKASVGDARAGILRVKSKHGTKMLPFHRALADRILDWVEDPVPPAAEVVPSTGTAAGEPSAGPSGDGLPDDAELERRVRAPEPTPAPAKDVEVSE, encoded by the coding sequence ATGAGGGCCGCGGCCGCCGTCCTCGTCCTGCTGCTGGGCCTCTCCGGCGCGGGCCGCCTCCAGGCGGCCCCGCCGGCGGGGCCGGCGGAGCCCGCCGCGCGCCCTGCCGTCCAGGCCCCGGCGCCCGCCAAGCGCGTCGTCCGGCCCCTGCCCGGCGAGGACGTGACGCTCGCGACCCGCGACGGCTGGACGCTCGCCGGCACCTATCTCCCCGCCCAGCCGGGGAAGCTCACGGTCCTCCTCCTCCACGACGGCGCGGGCCGCCGGCAGGACTGGCGCCCGCTCGCGGTGCGCATGCAGAAGCGCGGCATCGGCTACCTCGCCTGGGACCTGCGCGGGCACGGCGGGAGCCAGAACCCTCCGCAGGGACAGCCGGCGCAGTGGAACAAGTTCGTCGTGAGCAAGAGCTACAACGAGTGGGACGCCATGCGCGAGGACGTCGGCGCGGCCGCCGCCTTCCTCAAGGAGAAGGGGGTCGCGCCGGAGAGCGTGCTCCTCGGCGGCGCGGACGTCGGCGCGAACATCGCGCTCAAGTACGCCGCGGTGCACCCCGAGGTGCCGCGGATCTTCCTCGTCTCCCCGAGCCTCAACTACCGCGAGGTGCTCACCGTCAACGCGATGCGCGCCTACAAGGAGCGGCCGATCCTCATCGTCGCCTCCGACGAGGACAAGCGCTTCACCACCGAGGCCAACCTCCTCTTCACCTTCGCGAAGGCCTCCGTGGGAGACGCGCGCGCGGGGATCCTGCGCGTGAAGAGCAAGCACGGCACGAAGATGCTCCCCTTCCATCGCGCTCTCGCCGACCGCATCCTCGACTGGGTCGAGGACCCCGTCCCGCCCGCGGCCGAGGTCGTCCCCTCGACGGGGACCGCCGCCGGCGAGCCGTCCGCCGGGCCCTCCGGCGACGGCCTGCCCGACGACGCCGAGCTCGAGCGCCGCGTGCGCGCCCCCGAGCCGACGCCCGCTCCCGCGAAGGACGTCGAAGTCTCCGAGTAG
- the ilvE gene encoding branched-chain-amino-acid transaminase yields the protein MKIYVDGEFVDREKAKVSVFDHGLLYGDGVFEGIRAYGGRVFRLEEHLRRLYASARAIQLEIPLPPERMKEVVLESLRVNGHPDAYVRLLVTRGVGDLGLDMRKCPKPTVVCIAGKIGLYPAEAYAKGLKVLTASLRRFGHDQLSPSIKSLNYLNNVLARAEAVHGGCEEALLLDREGFVAECSADNVFCVRAGRLLTPPPAACILVGVTRDAVLELGRGLGLEVREELFLPDELYRSEEVFLTGTGAEIVGVRMLDGRLIGDGKVGPVTRRLTEAFRALTEKEGTPVA from the coding sequence ATGAAGATCTACGTCGACGGGGAGTTCGTGGACAGGGAGAAGGCCAAGGTCTCCGTCTTCGACCACGGGCTCCTGTACGGCGACGGGGTCTTCGAGGGCATCCGCGCCTACGGCGGGCGCGTCTTCCGCCTCGAGGAGCACCTGCGCCGCCTCTACGCCTCCGCCCGCGCCATCCAGCTCGAGATCCCGCTCCCGCCGGAGCGGATGAAGGAGGTCGTCCTCGAGTCCCTCCGGGTCAACGGCCACCCGGACGCCTACGTCCGCCTGCTCGTCACCCGCGGCGTCGGCGACCTGGGACTCGACATGCGCAAGTGCCCGAAGCCGACCGTGGTCTGCATCGCCGGGAAGATCGGCCTCTACCCCGCGGAGGCCTACGCGAAGGGCCTCAAGGTCCTCACGGCCTCGCTGCGCCGCTTCGGCCACGACCAGCTGAGCCCCTCGATCAAGTCCCTGAACTACCTGAACAACGTCCTCGCCCGCGCCGAGGCCGTCCACGGCGGCTGCGAGGAGGCCCTGCTCCTCGACCGCGAGGGCTTCGTCGCGGAATGCAGCGCCGACAACGTCTTCTGCGTCCGCGCCGGGCGCCTTCTCACCCCGCCGCCCGCCGCCTGCATCCTCGTGGGCGTGACCCGCGACGCCGTGCTCGAGCTCGGGCGCGGCCTCGGGCTCGAGGTCCGCGAGGAGCTCTTCCTCCCGGACGAGCTCTACCGCTCCGAGGAGGTCTTCCTCACCGGCACCGGCGCCGAGATCGTCGGCGTCCGCATGCTCGACGGACGCCTCATCGGCGACGGGAAGGTCGGCCCGGTGACGCGCCGCCTCACCGAGGCCTTCCGCGCGCTGACGGAAAAAGAGGGGACGCCCGTCGCCTGA
- a CDS encoding nucleoside-diphosphate kinase: protein MEQTLVLVKPDGAKRRLTGLVIDRLDAAGLQLAGAKMVSVSEALAREHYQEHVGKNFFENLVRYIRGEFHAIPDQRVLALVYEGENAVAAVRKVAGATNPESADPATVRGSFGRVTTQGQFENVLHASGSVPEAEREIKLWFQPHEVIKPRYPAKTSASDPKALVWA, encoded by the coding sequence ATCGAACAGACCCTCGTCCTCGTCAAGCCGGACGGCGCGAAGCGCCGCCTCACGGGACTCGTCATCGACCGCCTCGACGCCGCCGGCCTGCAGCTCGCCGGCGCGAAGATGGTCTCGGTGAGCGAAGCCCTCGCCCGCGAGCACTACCAGGAGCACGTCGGCAAGAACTTCTTCGAGAACCTCGTCCGCTACATCCGCGGCGAGTTCCACGCCATCCCCGACCAGCGCGTCCTCGCGCTCGTCTATGAGGGAGAGAACGCCGTCGCCGCCGTGCGCAAGGTCGCCGGCGCGACCAACCCCGAGAGCGCGGACCCCGCGACGGTGCGCGGCTCCTTCGGCCGCGTCACGACCCAGGGGCAGTTCGAGAACGTGCTCCACGCCTCCGGCAGCGTGCCGGAAGCCGAGCGCGAGATCAAGCTCTGGTTCCAGCCCCACGAGGTGATCAAGCCGCGCTACCCCGCGAAGACCTCCGCGTCGGACCCCAAAGCCCTGGTCTGGGCATGA
- a CDS encoding response regulator, protein MANILVVDDERDVVTLMKFILEKDGHSVWEAYNGLEALERLGVEPKNAAAPHPDLVILDVMMPSVDGYTVSKKMSEDPRAKGVPIIVLTAKGQMKDLFGAVPSVAAYVEKPFDPKNLRDTVAAILTKGRGS, encoded by the coding sequence ATGGCGAACATCCTCGTCGTCGACGACGAACGCGACGTCGTCACGCTCATGAAGTTCATCCTCGAGAAGGACGGCCACTCCGTCTGGGAGGCCTATAACGGCCTCGAGGCCCTCGAGCGCCTCGGCGTGGAGCCGAAGAACGCCGCCGCGCCGCATCCGGACCTCGTCATCCTCGACGTCATGATGCCGAGCGTCGACGGCTATACCGTCAGCAAGAAGATGTCGGAGGACCCCCGCGCGAAGGGCGTCCCCATCATCGTGCTCACCGCCAAAGGACAGATGAAGGACCTCTTCGGAGCGGTCCCGAGCGTCGCGGCCTACGTCGAGAAGCCCTTCGACCCCAAGAACCTCCGCGACACCGTCGCCGCCATCCTCACGAAGGGACGGGGGAGCTGA
- a CDS encoding response regulator yields MATILVVDDEPEILSLVAYTFEREGHAVVQAADGRIALARLGLDPVDASVELPDVIILDVMMPGVDGYTLSNRLMGDERVRGVPIVILTAKSRMRDAFSTLTNVAAYVEKPFDPKALRETVVKILEKP; encoded by the coding sequence ATGGCCACGATCCTCGTCGTCGACGACGAACCCGAGATCCTCTCGCTGGTCGCCTACACTTTCGAACGCGAGGGCCACGCGGTGGTCCAGGCCGCCGACGGACGCATCGCCCTGGCGCGCCTCGGCCTCGACCCCGTCGACGCCTCCGTCGAGCTCCCGGACGTCATCATCCTCGACGTCATGATGCCCGGGGTGGACGGCTACACCCTCAGCAACCGCCTCATGGGCGACGAGCGCGTGCGCGGCGTCCCCATCGTCATCCTCACCGCGAAGAGCCGCATGCGCGACGCCTTCTCGACGCTGACGAACGTCGCCGCCTACGTCGAGAAGCCCTTCGACCCCAAGGCCCTGCGCGAGACCGTCGTGAAGATCCTCGAGAAGCCGTGA
- the lysS gene encoding lysine--tRNA ligase, with translation MEDEILKGKQDKVRELRARGVDVYPPRWKRTHSVAEVRALCAPLTEQNKSAEKVRIAGRLVQIRAMGKASFAHILDGGEKLQVYLKKDVLGPEAYSLFSKDMHVGDFVGVEGPVFHTKTGEVTVEVDALTMLAKALRPLPEKWHGLKDTDARYRRRHLDLIANPDARRKFTQRSLLISAIRRELDATGFLEVETPVLLPQAGGATATPFETFHRALDRKLVLRIATELYLKRLIIGGFDRVYEIGRIFRNEGIDTRHNPEFTMLEAYQSYADYNDMAALFERVVAAAAKAIGIESVEYRGSQISLKPPFRRLDLPTAWKERCGSDIHEVLERKSFRRPALLKLGERLGIAAGPETPSAKVFERIFDEKILPDLMQPTFVMNYPTAITPLAKCVPGDESLVERFECFIGTEEVANAYTELNDPLDQRERFEEQARQKAGGHDEAEMLDEDFVQAMEVGMPPTGGIGFGVDRLTMVLTGTPSIREVVLFPALKDEAPEADDAPEQTEAAKTA, from the coding sequence ATGGAAGACGAGATCCTCAAGGGCAAGCAGGACAAGGTCCGCGAGCTGCGCGCGCGCGGCGTCGACGTCTACCCGCCGCGCTGGAAGCGCACCCACTCCGTCGCGGAGGTCCGCGCCCTCTGCGCGCCGCTCACGGAGCAGAACAAGAGCGCCGAGAAGGTCCGCATCGCGGGACGCCTCGTCCAGATCCGCGCGATGGGCAAGGCCTCCTTCGCCCACATCCTCGACGGCGGAGAGAAGCTCCAGGTCTACCTGAAGAAGGACGTGCTCGGGCCCGAGGCCTATTCCCTCTTCTCCAAGGACATGCACGTCGGGGACTTCGTCGGCGTCGAGGGCCCCGTGTTCCACACGAAGACCGGCGAGGTCACCGTCGAGGTCGACGCGCTGACCATGCTCGCCAAGGCCCTGCGCCCCCTGCCCGAGAAATGGCACGGACTCAAGGACACCGACGCGCGCTACCGCCGCCGCCACCTCGACCTCATCGCGAACCCCGACGCGCGGCGCAAGTTCACCCAGCGCTCGCTGCTCATCTCGGCCATCCGGCGCGAGCTCGACGCCACGGGCTTCCTCGAGGTCGAGACGCCGGTGCTCCTGCCGCAGGCCGGCGGAGCCACCGCGACCCCCTTCGAGACCTTCCACCGCGCGCTCGACCGCAAGCTCGTGCTCCGCATCGCCACCGAGCTCTACCTCAAGCGCCTCATCATCGGCGGGTTCGACCGGGTCTACGAGATCGGCCGCATCTTCCGCAACGAAGGCATCGACACCCGGCACAACCCCGAGTTCACGATGCTCGAGGCCTACCAGTCCTACGCCGACTACAACGACATGGCCGCGCTCTTCGAGCGCGTCGTCGCGGCCGCGGCGAAGGCCATCGGCATCGAGAGCGTCGAGTACCGGGGCTCCCAGATCTCGCTGAAGCCCCCCTTCCGCCGCCTCGACCTGCCGACGGCCTGGAAGGAGCGCTGCGGCTCGGACATCCACGAGGTCCTCGAGCGCAAGTCCTTCCGCCGCCCCGCGCTGCTGAAGCTCGGGGAGCGGCTCGGCATCGCGGCCGGGCCCGAGACGCCCAGCGCCAAGGTCTTCGAGCGGATCTTCGACGAGAAGATCCTCCCCGACCTGATGCAGCCGACCTTCGTGATGAACTATCCGACGGCGATCACCCCGCTGGCGAAGTGCGTGCCCGGCGATGAATCGCTCGTCGAGCGCTTCGAGTGCTTCATCGGCACCGAGGAGGTCGCCAACGCCTACACCGAGCTCAACGACCCGCTCGACCAGCGCGAGCGCTTCGAGGAGCAGGCCCGCCAGAAGGCCGGAGGCCACGACGAGGCCGAGATGCTCGACGAGGACTTCGTGCAGGCGATGGAGGTCGGCATGCCCCCGACCGGCGGCATCGGCTTCGGCGTCGACCGCCTGACCATGGTCCTGACCGGCACCCCCTCCATCCGCGAGGTCGTGCTCTTCCCGGCGCTCAAGGACGAGGCCCCCGAGGCCGACGACGCCCCGGAGCAGACGGAGGCGGCGAAGACGGCGTGA
- a CDS encoding ABC transporter ATP-binding protein gives MDKIPLPQESLIPAIEARGLRKSYPQANFPLEVLRGVDLAVRPGEMVALLGPSGSGKSTLLNLLGLMDAPSAGEVLLRGRPTVGADAEARARLRLSGAGFVFQFDSLLPEFTVLENVTMPARIAGDAAAAAEVRARRLLALLDILPLAERLPATLSGGERQRAAIARALLRGAAVLLADEPTGNLDRRNGETVFAKVRELADTLGVAVVLATHNREDVSRYATRVVELRDGRLEAP, from the coding sequence ATGGATAAGATTCCTCTCCCCCAAGAATCCCTGATACCCGCCATCGAGGCGCGGGGACTGCGCAAGTCCTATCCGCAGGCGAACTTCCCCCTCGAGGTCCTGCGCGGCGTCGACCTCGCGGTGCGACCCGGGGAGATGGTCGCGCTCCTGGGGCCCAGCGGCTCGGGGAAGTCCACGCTCCTGAACCTCCTCGGGCTCATGGACGCGCCGAGCGCGGGCGAGGTGCTCCTGCGCGGCCGCCCGACGGTCGGCGCGGACGCGGAGGCGCGCGCGCGCCTGCGGCTCTCCGGGGCCGGCTTCGTCTTCCAGTTCGACTCCCTGCTGCCCGAGTTCACCGTCCTCGAGAACGTGACCATGCCCGCGCGCATCGCGGGCGACGCGGCCGCCGCCGCCGAGGTCCGCGCGCGGCGGCTCCTCGCGCTGCTCGACATCCTCCCGCTCGCCGAACGCCTCCCGGCCACCCTCTCGGGCGGAGAGCGCCAGCGCGCGGCCATCGCGCGCGCCCTGCTGCGCGGCGCGGCGGTCCTGCTCGCCGACGAGCCGACCGGGAACCTCGACCGCCGCAACGGCGAGACGGTCTTCGCCAAGGTCCGCGAGCTCGCCGACACCCTGGGAGTCGCCGTGGTCCTCGCCACCCACAACCGGGAGGACGTCTCCCGCTACGCCACGCGGGTCGTGGAGCTGAGAGACGGAAGGCTCGAGGCGCCATGA
- a CDS encoding UvrB/UvrC motif-containing protein: MLCSRCQKNPAGVHVQQIVNNQLTQLHLCAECAELAELPGSGAAPIFELLAKLGGLPSGRPARAKEPACRSCGLRYEEFRKTGMLGCPGCYESFAPQLSEVLRNIQGSVRHHGKRPGAPAPKKGREDAAKLREKLKAAVAAEDFEEAARLRDLLKGLER; encoded by the coding sequence ATGCTCTGCTCCCGCTGCCAGAAGAACCCCGCCGGCGTCCACGTCCAGCAGATCGTCAACAACCAGCTGACCCAGCTCCACCTCTGCGCCGAGTGCGCCGAGCTCGCGGAGCTCCCCGGCTCCGGGGCCGCCCCCATCTTCGAGCTGCTCGCCAAGCTCGGCGGCCTGCCCTCGGGCCGCCCGGCGCGCGCGAAAGAACCCGCCTGCCGCTCCTGCGGCCTGCGCTACGAAGAGTTCCGCAAGACGGGGATGCTCGGCTGCCCCGGCTGCTACGAGAGCTTCGCCCCTCAGCTCTCGGAGGTGCTCCGCAACATCCAGGGCTCCGTGCGCCATCACGGCAAGCGCCCGGGCGCTCCCGCGCCGAAAAAGGGACGCGAGGACGCCGCGAAGCTGCGCGAGAAGCTCAAGGCCGCCGTCGCGGCCGAGGACTTCGAGGAGGCCGCCCGCTTGCGCGACCTCCTGAAGGGCCTGGAGCGCTGA
- a CDS encoding ABC transporter permease encodes MSFELFVALRYLQSRRKGLFALVTTLIGVAGVAVGVAALLTTLSVMNGFQSDIRKKIVGAQAHLLVLGRMDGGRLAEAEKALAARADVAATAPFVVGQAIVTYAGGSTGVVLKGVDPAREPGVNDLLKSLTAGSWEGLSGGKTPGVVLGEELARGLGAWIGDEVVLVSPQGLDTPMGLIPALKRFRVQGVLRTGYYEYDSATAYASIADAAAFLKTPGGVSGVGARLKDITRADRAAAELQRALGLSYSVRSYSQLNRTLFAALKLEKYVMFLILALIILVASLNIASNLILLGTEKLRDVGLLMAMGATPRQARGIFLRVGALIGAVGVGTGLLLGMALCWVIWRYPIVELPADIYYLSRVPVDVQPLDVVVVSGCALALALLATLYPAWRASRVDPVEAIHYG; translated from the coding sequence GTGAGCTTCGAGCTCTTCGTCGCCCTGCGCTACCTCCAGTCCCGCCGCAAGGGGCTCTTCGCGCTCGTCACCACCCTCATCGGGGTCGCCGGGGTCGCCGTGGGCGTCGCCGCGCTCCTGACGACGCTCTCGGTGATGAACGGCTTCCAGAGCGACATCCGCAAGAAGATCGTCGGGGCCCAGGCCCACCTCCTCGTGCTCGGCCGCATGGACGGCGGCCGCCTGGCCGAGGCCGAGAAGGCCCTCGCCGCGCGCGCCGACGTCGCCGCGACCGCCCCCTTCGTGGTCGGGCAGGCCATCGTCACCTACGCGGGCGGCTCGACCGGGGTCGTGCTCAAGGGCGTGGACCCCGCCCGCGAGCCGGGGGTCAACGACCTCCTCAAGTCGCTCACCGCCGGCTCCTGGGAAGGGCTCTCGGGCGGGAAGACTCCCGGGGTCGTGCTCGGCGAGGAGCTCGCCCGCGGCCTGGGCGCCTGGATCGGCGACGAGGTCGTGCTCGTCTCCCCGCAGGGCCTCGACACCCCCATGGGGCTCATCCCCGCGCTCAAGCGCTTCCGGGTCCAAGGCGTCCTGCGCACCGGCTACTACGAATACGACAGCGCGACCGCCTACGCCTCGATCGCGGACGCCGCCGCCTTCCTGAAGACCCCGGGAGGGGTCTCCGGGGTCGGGGCCCGCCTGAAGGACATCACCCGCGCGGACCGGGCCGCCGCCGAGCTCCAGCGCGCGCTGGGCCTCTCCTACTCCGTGCGCTCCTACTCCCAGCTCAACCGCACCCTCTTCGCCGCCCTCAAGCTCGAGAAGTACGTCATGTTCCTCATCCTCGCCCTCATCATCCTCGTCGCCTCGCTCAACATCGCCTCCAACCTCATCCTCCTCGGCACCGAGAAGCTGCGCGACGTGGGGCTGCTCATGGCGATGGGCGCGACGCCGCGCCAGGCCCGCGGGATCTTCCTGCGGGTCGGCGCCCTCATCGGCGCGGTGGGCGTCGGCACGGGCCTGCTGCTGGGGATGGCGCTCTGCTGGGTCATCTGGCGCTACCCCATCGTCGAGCTCCCCGCCGACATCTACTACCTCTCGCGCGTCCCGGTCGACGTGCAGCCGCTCGACGTCGTCGTCGTCTCGGGCTGCGCGCTCGCCCTCGCCCTGCTCGCGACCCTCTACCCGGCCTGGCGCGCCTCCCGCGTGGACCCCGTGGAGGCCATCCACTATGGCTAG
- a CDS encoding response regulator codes for MATILVVDDEPEIVTLLRFVLEKDGHVILEAGNGLVALERLGVEPPTQAAPRPDLIILDIMMPVMDGYTLNSRLQREEKTRAIPILVLTAKGQKMRDLFEMAPNVAAYVQKPFDPKMLRELIGGILSGKRN; via the coding sequence ATGGCCACGATCCTCGTCGTCGACGACGAGCCCGAGATCGTCACCCTGCTGCGCTTCGTCCTGGAGAAGGACGGGCACGTCATCCTCGAGGCGGGCAACGGACTGGTCGCGCTCGAGCGCCTCGGCGTCGAGCCGCCGACGCAGGCCGCGCCGCGCCCGGACCTCATCATCCTCGACATCATGATGCCGGTCATGGACGGCTACACGCTCAACAGCCGCCTCCAGCGCGAGGAGAAGACCCGCGCGATCCCGATCCTCGTGCTCACGGCCAAGGGCCAGAAGATGCGCGACCTCTTCGAGATGGCCCCCAACGTCGCCGCCTACGTCCAGAAGCCGTTCGACCCGAAGATGCTGCGCGAGCTCATCGGCGGCATCCTCTCGGGCAAACGGAACTGA